In the Thermodesulfovibrio yellowstonii DSM 11347 genome, one interval contains:
- a CDS encoding MotE family protein — translation MLKRAIIFSVLILVLGLAAGTLIGQQTSTKQATSIEEDRLKILQEDLSKKTEELKKLKNEIDAKIKQQEELKAQLEKAQAENYQRLAKIYEQMPPEEAATRLEKLDEDTATILLLAIKPRQAAKILANVNPEKAAILSKKIVAIKEKSSK, via the coding sequence ATGCTTAAAAGGGCAATTATTTTTTCAGTATTAATTCTTGTTTTAGGTCTGGCTGCTGGTACTTTAATTGGACAGCAGACATCAACTAAGCAGGCAACAAGTATAGAAGAAGACAGGTTAAAAATTCTTCAGGAAGACCTATCTAAAAAGACAGAAGAATTGAAAAAACTTAAAAATGAAATTGATGCAAAAATAAAACAGCAGGAGGAACTTAAAGCACAGCTTGAAAAAGCTCAGGCAGAAAACTATCAGAGACTTGCAAAAATATATGAACAAATGCCTCCTGAAGAAGCTGCAACAAGGCTTGAAAAGCTTGATGAAGATACAGCAACTATTCTTCTGCTTGCCATAAAACCCCGTCAGGCAGCAAAAATTCTTGCTAATGTTAATCCTGAAAAAGCAGCAATTCTTTCCAAAAAAATCGTTGCTATAAAGGAAAAATCGTCCAAGTAG
- a CDS encoding flagellar hook-length control protein FliK: protein MILVGNINLDELNIIKNQVTSTNQSTGSDDIFNELLKLLFENKDISTDGSTDNNFFIFPFASFQNFLLQDIKNFQEISQSVEFSPALKTTLFNLLKEGQIDIKDLNNFLQNLKSNNDKYDIQSFFESVDAKSFLNTENSKELVNILNSQQTKNDQATELFKLNIQPDNSNQNKSFLLNIVNESYSENQDIKSKFFNTDKVEKILNNDKLSLQLNIFNNVQSKNSEINDVQQKVELPFTQLKEVSDIVFKALSSSQKTIIVQLEPPELGKILIKLSMDNAGVRADMKVDYPHVKEALTGLIPEIKSNLQSSGVKVSDFLLDLTKEHRGYSDSYNGQGQKRYRGNEKFIEYFA from the coding sequence ATGATATTAGTAGGAAACATTAATTTGGATGAATTAAACATAATCAAAAACCAAGTAACATCAACAAATCAGTCTACAGGGTCTGATGATATTTTTAATGAACTTCTAAAACTTCTCTTTGAAAACAAAGATATCTCAACTGATGGCTCAACTGATAATAACTTTTTTATTTTTCCTTTTGCATCTTTCCAGAATTTCTTATTGCAGGACATTAAAAATTTTCAAGAAATTTCTCAGTCTGTAGAATTTTCTCCTGCTCTAAAAACAACTCTTTTCAATCTTCTTAAGGAAGGACAGATAGATATCAAGGATTTGAATAATTTTTTACAAAATCTGAAGTCTAATAATGATAAATATGACATTCAAAGCTTTTTTGAGAGTGTTGATGCAAAAAGCTTTTTAAATACAGAAAACTCAAAAGAATTAGTTAATATTTTAAATTCCCAGCAAACTAAAAATGATCAAGCCACAGAGCTATTTAAATTAAATATACAACCTGACAACTCTAATCAAAATAAATCATTTCTTTTAAACATTGTTAATGAGAGCTATTCAGAGAATCAAGATATTAAGTCTAAATTTTTTAATACTGATAAAGTAGAAAAAATCCTTAATAATGACAAGCTATCATTGCAATTAAATATATTTAACAATGTTCAGTCCAAAAACAGTGAGATTAATGATGTTCAACAAAAAGTTGAACTTCCCTTTACTCAGCTTAAAGAAGTTTCAGATATAGTTTTTAAAGCTCTATCCAGTTCTCAGAAAACAATTATAGTGCAACTTGAACCACCTGAACTTGGTAAAATACTGATTAAGCTTTCTATGGATAATGCAGGTGTCAGGGCTGATATGAAGGTTGATTATCCTCATGTAAAAGAAGCTCTTACAGGACTTATTCCAGAAATTAAAAGCAATCTTCAGTCATCAGGAGTAAAAGTTTCTGATTTTTTACTTGATTTAACAAAAGAGCACAGAGGTTATTCTGATTCTTACAATGGACAGGGGCAAAAAAGATATAGGGGTAATGAAAAATTTATTGAATACTTTGCATAG
- a CDS encoding flagellar hook assembly protein FlgD, translating to MSDVTTIFNNPLYTVQEKTTATGNSQIDKEAFLKLLTAQLKYQDPLNPMDNTEFVGQLAMFSALEQVININNTLEQLANSQVYSNALMIGSTIIGKTIVTTDGTEYKAQGIAVEDGVLKINTGEQYISMNQIKEIKA from the coding sequence ATGTCAGACGTAACAACTATATTTAATAATCCACTTTATACGGTGCAAGAGAAAACAACTGCTACAGGTAACAGCCAGATAGACAAAGAAGCTTTTCTCAAACTTCTTACTGCTCAGCTAAAATATCAAGACCCATTAAATCCTATGGATAACACAGAGTTTGTTGGACAGCTTGCCATGTTTTCAGCTCTTGAACAAGTTATAAACATAAACAATACTCTGGAACAATTGGCGAATTCTCAAGTATACTCAAATGCACTGATGATTGGTTCAACAATAATCGGTAAAACTATTGTTACTACAGATGGTACTGAATACAAAGCACAGGGAATTGCAGTAGAGGATGGGGTGCTGAAAATAAATACAGGTGAGCAATATATAAGCATGAATCAAATCAAGGAAATAAAGGCTTAG
- a CDS encoding flagellar hook protein FlgE, with translation MLTSLFTGISGLNANGLALSVIGDNIANANTVGFKASRANFADILSQTLGGASAMQVGRGTMIIDIQKLFTQGTLETTSNPLDLAIEGDGFFVVQQPNGPTYYTRAGQFRVNKDGYIVDPNGYLLQAYQMDVNGNVTGAIGNVYLAGLMSDPSATDLITTQVNLDSREDTTTWSFTSGSTLPVAGTYNYSTAITIYDSQGNPHLVYTYFCKTAANTWEAHVVYNNSATGTNYVEVDFDSGTTQPVTIAFDSNGALSDVYVTTPHTPPDPTFRPTAALDFSSWGVTSPQNVDIDLNNSTQYGSSNAVVFQNQNGYSAGNLIAVTVDQDGVISGVFTNGQVKKVAQVVLAKFVAAHNLTKVGNNLYLESYASGGPTYGAPGTVGVGKVYANSLEASNVDLAEEFIRMIAAQRAYQANVRVITTTDNMLNELMNIVR, from the coding sequence GTGTTAACATCACTTTTTACTGGAATAAGTGGACTGAATGCAAATGGACTGGCACTTTCTGTCATAGGTGATAATATTGCCAATGCAAATACAGTAGGATTTAAGGCAAGCAGGGCAAATTTTGCTGATATTCTCAGTCAGACTCTCGGTGGAGCTTCTGCAATGCAGGTAGGTAGAGGAACTATGATTATAGACATTCAGAAACTTTTTACACAGGGAACTCTTGAGACAACTTCAAATCCTCTTGACCTCGCCATAGAGGGAGATGGATTTTTTGTTGTTCAGCAACCTAATGGACCAACCTATTATACCCGCGCCGGACAGTTTAGAGTAAACAAAGATGGTTATATAGTTGACCCAAATGGATACCTCCTTCAGGCATACCAGATGGACGTTAATGGTAATGTAACTGGCGCAATAGGGAATGTTTATCTTGCTGGCTTAATGAGTGACCCATCAGCAACAGATCTTATAACCACCCAGGTAAATTTGGATTCAAGAGAAGATACAACAACTTGGAGCTTTACATCTGGGTCAACATTACCGGTTGCTGGAACTTATAATTATTCTACAGCTATCACCATATATGATAGTCAGGGCAATCCCCATCTGGTTTATACCTATTTTTGTAAAACAGCTGCAAATACATGGGAAGCTCATGTAGTGTATAATAATAGTGCTACAGGCACCAATTATGTTGAGGTTGATTTTGATAGTGGTACAACACAGCCTGTAACCATAGCATTTGACAGCAATGGTGCGCTTTCTGATGTTTATGTAACAACTCCTCATACTCCTCCTGATCCAACTTTTAGGCCAACAGCAGCATTAGATTTTTCAAGTTGGGGAGTCACATCGCCTCAGAATGTTGATATAGATTTGAACAACTCAACCCAGTATGGTTCTTCAAATGCAGTTGTCTTTCAGAATCAGAATGGTTATTCTGCAGGTAATCTCATAGCTGTTACTGTTGACCAAGATGGAGTAATTTCTGGAGTATTTACAAATGGACAGGTTAAAAAAGTTGCTCAGGTTGTGCTTGCAAAGTTTGTTGCAGCACACAATCTTACAAAGGTAGGAAATAATCTTTATCTTGAATCCTATGCATCAGGTGGTCCAACCTACGGTGCACCAGGAACTGTTGGTGTTGGCAAAGTCTATGCAAACTCTCTTGAAGCAAGTAATGTAGACCTTGCAGAGGAATTTATCCGAATGATTGCAGCACAGAGAGCTTATCAGGCAAATGTGAGAGTCATTACAACAACAGATAATATGCTCAATGAATTGATGAATATTGTGAGATAA
- the tyrS gene encoding tyrosine--tRNA ligase, with protein sequence MLPPEKQFEIIKRGTVEIILEEDLKKKLEKAYKDKKPLRIKVGFDPTAPDIHLGHTVLLEKMRQFQELGHEVIFLIGDFTGMIGDPSGKTETRKPLTREEVLKNAETYKEQVFKILHPEKTDIRFNSEWFASMTALDMCRLAGAETVARMLEREDFKKRFTEGRPITILEFLYPLLQAYDSVYLKADIELGGTDQKFNLLMGRQLMKMYGMEEQVIITMPLLEGLDGVQKMSKSLGNYIGINEPPDEMFGKLMSINDELMLKYYELLSHISIEELNELKTGIKEGRINPRDAKESLAFEIVNRYHGREYAEKARENFIRLFRKREIPEEIETVEIKEEKQGVWLPKILKESGIIKSTSEAVRLIKQGGIRVNDEQITNPDIKLTAGEYIVRIGKRRFIKIKVHT encoded by the coding sequence GTGTTACCACCTGAAAAACAGTTTGAAATAATTAAAAGAGGCACTGTTGAAATAATTCTTGAAGAAGACCTTAAAAAGAAGCTTGAAAAAGCATACAAAGATAAAAAACCATTAAGAATAAAAGTCGGCTTTGATCCAACTGCTCCTGATATTCATCTTGGACATACAGTTTTACTTGAAAAAATGAGACAGTTTCAGGAACTCGGGCATGAAGTAATTTTTCTAATTGGGGATTTTACAGGAATGATTGGAGACCCTTCAGGAAAAACAGAAACAAGAAAACCTCTTACAAGAGAAGAAGTTTTAAAAAATGCAGAAACATATAAAGAACAAGTTTTTAAAATACTTCATCCTGAAAAAACAGATATAAGATTCAATAGTGAATGGTTTGCTTCTATGACAGCACTTGATATGTGTAGACTTGCAGGTGCAGAGACAGTGGCACGGATGCTGGAAAGAGAAGACTTCAAAAAGAGGTTTACTGAAGGAAGACCAATTACAATCCTTGAATTTCTATATCCACTTCTTCAAGCCTATGACTCAGTATATCTCAAAGCTGACATAGAACTCGGCGGAACTGATCAGAAATTTAATCTTCTTATGGGAAGACAGCTTATGAAGATGTATGGAATGGAAGAGCAAGTAATAATAACTATGCCTCTTTTAGAAGGACTTGATGGAGTACAGAAGATGTCAAAAAGTCTTGGAAACTACATTGGGATAAATGAACCACCTGATGAAATGTTTGGGAAGTTAATGTCAATAAATGATGAGTTAATGCTCAAATATTATGAACTTTTAAGCCATATATCAATTGAGGAACTTAATGAGCTTAAAACAGGGATAAAGGAAGGCAGAATAAATCCAAGAGATGCGAAAGAATCCTTAGCCTTTGAAATTGTAAACAGATATCATGGCAGAGAATATGCAGAAAAAGCAAGGGAGAATTTTATCAGGCTTTTCAGGAAAAGGGAGATTCCCGAGGAAATTGAAACTGTAGAAATAAAAGAAGAAAAACAAGGTGTATGGCTACCAAAAATTCTTAAAGAAAGTGGTATCATAAAAAGCACTTCAGAGGCTGTAAGGCTCATCAAGCAAGGTGGAATAAGGGTGAATGATGAGCAGATAACAAATCCAGATATTAAGCTTACAGCCGGAGAATATATTGTAAGAATTGGCAAAAGAAGATTTATTAAGATAAAGGTTCATACCTGA
- the panB gene encoding 3-methyl-2-oxobutanoate hydroxymethyltransferase, which translates to MRFTVTDLLMKKKEKQKITMLTAYDYPFAHLVDEAGIDMILVGDSLSMVVQGNETTLPVTMDDMLYHTKIVVKSTKRAMVVADMPFMSYQVSIEEAVRNAGRLIKEAGAHAVKLEGGREILSHVKAITEAEIPVIGHLGLTPQAFLRMGGYRLQGKTEEQAKRIIEDALRLQDKGAVAIVLEVIPSELAKEITESLEIPTIGIGAGVHCDGQVLVIHDLLGLFEKFTPKFVKKYANLREDVLKAIIKYKEEVEKGEFPDKEHSF; encoded by the coding sequence ATGAGATTTACAGTTACAGATTTGCTAATGAAGAAAAAAGAAAAACAGAAAATTACAATGTTAACTGCCTATGACTATCCCTTTGCCCATCTTGTTGACGAAGCTGGAATAGACATGATTTTAGTAGGAGATTCTCTTTCAATGGTTGTTCAAGGAAATGAAACTACTTTACCGGTAACAATGGATGATATGCTCTATCATACAAAAATAGTTGTCAAATCAACAAAAAGAGCTATGGTTGTAGCTGATATGCCTTTTATGTCCTATCAGGTAAGTATTGAAGAGGCTGTAAGAAATGCAGGCAGATTAATTAAAGAAGCTGGTGCTCATGCTGTTAAACTTGAGGGGGGCAGAGAAATACTATCTCATGTAAAAGCAATAACCGAAGCTGAGATTCCAGTTATAGGTCATCTTGGACTTACTCCTCAGGCATTTCTCAGAATGGGTGGATACAGGCTTCAAGGCAAAACAGAAGAACAGGCAAAAAGAATAATAGAGGACGCCTTGAGATTACAGGATAAAGGTGCAGTAGCAATTGTTCTTGAGGTAATTCCTTCAGAACTTGCAAAAGAGATTACAGAAAGCCTTGAAATTCCTACAATAGGAATTGGTGCAGGTGTGCACTGCGATGGACAAGTTCTTGTAATTCATGACCTTCTTGGACTTTTTGAAAAATTTACACCTAAATTTGTAAAAAAATATGCCAATCTGAGAGAAGATGTTTTAAAGGCAATAATAAAATACAAAGAAGAAGTTGAAAAAGGAGAGTTTCCTGATAAAGAGCATTCTTTTTAA
- the recJ gene encoding single-stranded-DNA-specific exonuclease RecJ, with translation MQYSEWVVVKTNQEYLQYISKSLNITIPTAQVLLSKGLKDIDEIYSFLNPNIDNIDPFEITGIYEATKIIDAAIKSETKILINGDYDADGLTSTAILYDILIKKGAKVFYHIPHRIQHGYGLSIRSIEEAKKIGAKLIITVDCGIRDFEAVEYANKEGIGVIITDHHEPLRLNEEVVTPHALAVINPKIDGKPYYNYLAGVGVAFMLAMALSREEALGYLDLVTLGTYADMVPLIHANRTLIKHGWEMIDSPVRNSIKMLKNIAGINSNSIRGFHLSFCLIPRINAPGRIDQAGDVVRFLISEDESELDSLSKWLNQINSMRQKTEEKIMAEVEEKLSKEFDDEPVIVLWGDWHPGVVGTVASKLMDKFNRPAFILSIQGEKAKGSARSPAGIDLQEFLNASKDLLIRFGGHKQAAGMTLLKDNLYAFKEKLCLIAQEIVRDDKNILLLDAAVNLNEVTEKVAEEISLLEPFGEGNREPLFGAKELTVLNLRKVGNNHLKMFLRQNGNTIGAIGFDMGDAQILEGSLIDAAFTPSINEWEGMKSLQLQLKALRRTQK, from the coding sequence ATGCAGTATTCAGAATGGGTTGTTGTAAAAACAAATCAGGAGTATCTTCAATATATATCAAAGTCTCTGAATATAACTATTCCAACTGCACAGGTTTTACTATCAAAAGGACTTAAAGATATTGATGAGATATATTCCTTTCTTAATCCCAACATAGATAATATTGATCCTTTTGAAATTACAGGAATTTATGAAGCCACAAAAATAATAGATGCAGCAATAAAATCAGAAACTAAAATTTTAATTAACGGTGATTATGATGCAGATGGTTTAACCTCAACAGCCATACTTTACGATATTCTCATAAAAAAGGGAGCAAAAGTTTTTTACCATATTCCACATAGAATACAACATGGATACGGATTAAGTATAAGAAGCATAGAAGAAGCAAAAAAAATCGGGGCAAAACTCATAATAACAGTTGACTGCGGGATAAGAGATTTTGAAGCAGTGGAATATGCTAATAAAGAAGGCATTGGTGTTATAATTACAGACCACCACGAACCTTTGAGATTAAATGAAGAAGTTGTTACTCCTCATGCTTTAGCAGTAATAAATCCAAAAATTGATGGCAAGCCCTATTACAACTATCTTGCTGGAGTTGGGGTTGCCTTTATGCTTGCTATGGCTTTAAGTCGTGAAGAAGCACTCGGATATTTAGACCTTGTAACTTTGGGAACTTATGCTGACATGGTTCCACTTATCCATGCTAATAGAACACTTATTAAACACGGATGGGAGATGATTGACTCTCCTGTAAGAAATTCTATAAAAATGCTTAAGAATATTGCAGGAATAAATTCAAACTCCATCAGAGGTTTTCATTTAAGCTTCTGTCTTATCCCAAGAATAAATGCACCTGGCAGAATAGACCAAGCAGGAGATGTAGTTAGATTTTTAATTTCTGAAGATGAATCTGAGCTTGATAGCCTGAGCAAATGGTTAAATCAGATTAATTCTATGAGGCAAAAAACTGAAGAAAAAATAATGGCAGAAGTTGAAGAGAAGCTTTCTAAGGAGTTTGATGATGAGCCTGTTATAGTTCTATGGGGAGATTGGCATCCTGGAGTAGTTGGTACAGTAGCAAGTAAGCTTATGGATAAATTCAATAGACCTGCCTTCATATTATCTATTCAAGGAGAAAAGGCAAAGGGTTCTGCAAGAAGTCCAGCAGGGATAGACCTACAGGAATTTTTAAATGCTTCTAAGGATTTACTTATAAGATTTGGGGGACATAAGCAGGCAGCAGGAATGACTCTTTTAAAAGATAATCTCTATGCCTTTAAAGAAAAACTCTGTCTTATTGCTCAAGAGATAGTAAGGGATGATAAAAATATACTTCTTCTTGACGCTGCTGTAAATCTGAATGAGGTTACAGAAAAGGTAGCAGAAGAAATATCTCTTCTTGAACCCTTTGGCGAGGGCAATCGGGAACCTCTTTTTGGAGCAAAGGAACTTACTGTGTTAAATTTAAGAAAAGTAGGAAATAATCATCTTAAAATGTTTTTAAGACAAAATGGAAATACCATCGGAGCAATAGGATTTGATATGGGAGATGCACAAATTTTAGAAGGCTCACTGATTGATGCAGCATTTACACCATCAATTAATGAGTGGGAAGGAATGAAAAGTCTTCAACTACAGCTTAAAGCATTAAGAAGGACACAAAAATGA
- the secF gene encoding protein translocase subunit SecF, with product MIQILGKTNIDFLGKKYIALALSCIMIILGIFAIFQIHAGKANLGVDFAGGLSLQIRFSQPVTLAEVRTVLDKAGIKDADIQELPTEKKILIKLKKQQEGIQDTIEKALKENLTAKEPIIESVTEIGPKIGERTKRDALFAILAATAGILIYIAIRFKFHFSIGATVATFHDVMAVLGIFYILDKEINLIFISALLTIAGYSLTDTVVVFDRIRENLGKVAKGTMTLEALMNKSINEVLSRTIVTSLTTLMAAVALFFFGGEVLHDFALAMILGILVGTYSSIFVASPVVLLLGKNSLIKR from the coding sequence ATGATACAGATTCTTGGCAAGACAAATATTGATTTTCTTGGGAAAAAATATATTGCCCTGGCGCTTTCATGCATAATGATAATTCTTGGTATATTTGCTATATTTCAGATTCATGCAGGTAAAGCAAATCTTGGAGTAGATTTTGCAGGAGGTTTAAGTCTTCAGATAAGATTTTCCCAACCTGTAACCCTTGCTGAAGTAAGAACTGTTTTAGATAAGGCAGGGATAAAGGATGCAGATATACAGGAACTGCCAACAGAAAAAAAGATTCTTATAAAACTTAAAAAACAGCAGGAAGGCATACAGGATACCATTGAAAAAGCATTAAAAGAAAATCTCACTGCTAAAGAGCCTATTATTGAATCAGTTACTGAGATAGGACCTAAAATAGGTGAAAGAACAAAAAGGGATGCTCTTTTTGCAATTTTAGCAGCTACAGCAGGCATTCTTATTTATATTGCAATCAGATTTAAATTTCATTTTTCCATTGGTGCAACTGTAGCAACTTTTCATGATGTAATGGCGGTACTTGGAATTTTTTATATTCTTGATAAGGAAATAAACTTAATTTTTATTAGTGCTCTTCTTACGATCGCCGGTTATTCTCTTACAGATACGGTGGTAGTATTTGATAGAATTCGTGAAAATCTTGGGAAAGTTGCAAAAGGCACAATGACTCTTGAAGCTTTGATGAATAAAAGCATAAATGAAGTTTTATCAAGAACTATAGTGACATCACTTACAACTTTAATGGCAGCAGTGGCATTATTCTTTTTCGGTGGAGAAGTTTTGCATGATTTCGCCCTTGCCATGATACTGGGAATTTTAGTGGGGACATACTCTTCCATTTTTGTGGCAAGTCCTGTTGTCCTTCTTCTTGGTAAAAACTCTCTAATCAAGAGATAA
- the secD gene encoding protein translocase subunit SecD, giving the protein MRKGIYLRIALIAFTVILAIIFFLPNTPLFSYMPGWWKKNLPHKGIVLGLDLRGGSHLIFEVDLKRAREITVERIGMHLQSLLEKKGLKPSVKVQGEKIFIQPVNEDVKKIIKENYADLSISEHGGNIICELPETAFKRVETTSVEQAIEVIRNRIDQLGVAEPAIHKQGENEIVVQLPGVKDPKKALEIIGKTAQLEFKLLDEETTLWKQLPSLIKAGEEDTFLNQWKSKLPESDEIVFQKIVNKETGEVYKRPYIVKKDVLLTGDLLAEAHVSIDQRFNEPYVSLRFNDAGAKIFEDITGKYVKRRLAIILDGNLYSAPVIQEKIEGGNAQISGSFTLEEAKDLAIVLRAGALPAPVKLIQNVTVGPTLGKDSIEAGKMAVIIASIFVSLFMIIYYRLSGVIADFALILNIILLIGALAALNATLTLPGIAGIALAVGMAVDSNVLMFERIREELRLGKTPKAAIETGYKKAFWTIFDSHVTTLITAAVLFHFGSGPIKGFAVTLSLGVAINLFTALIGTKTVFDFIYIGKERKSLSI; this is encoded by the coding sequence ATGAGAAAAGGCATATACCTTAGAATAGCTCTTATTGCCTTTACTGTTATTCTTGCAATTATTTTCTTTTTACCGAATACACCTTTGTTTAGCTATATGCCTGGGTGGTGGAAAAAGAATCTTCCACACAAAGGAATTGTTCTCGGACTTGACCTTAGAGGTGGTTCTCATCTGATTTTTGAGGTTGACCTCAAAAGAGCAAGAGAAATAACAGTTGAGAGAATTGGCATGCATCTTCAGAGCCTTCTTGAAAAAAAGGGGCTAAAACCTTCTGTAAAAGTTCAAGGAGAAAAGATATTTATTCAGCCTGTGAATGAAGATGTTAAAAAAATTATTAAAGAAAACTATGCAGACCTTTCAATTTCTGAACATGGTGGCAATATTATCTGCGAACTTCCAGAAACTGCCTTTAAAAGAGTTGAAACAACATCAGTTGAGCAGGCAATAGAAGTAATTCGTAATAGAATTGACCAACTCGGGGTTGCAGAGCCTGCAATTCACAAACAGGGAGAAAATGAGATTGTTGTGCAACTGCCAGGGGTAAAGGACCCCAAAAAAGCTCTTGAAATAATAGGAAAAACAGCCCAGCTTGAGTTTAAACTTCTTGATGAGGAAACAACTCTCTGGAAACAACTTCCTTCATTAATAAAGGCTGGAGAGGAAGATACTTTTTTAAATCAATGGAAGTCTAAGCTTCCAGAAAGCGATGAAATAGTTTTCCAGAAGATTGTAAACAAAGAAACAGGAGAGGTTTATAAAAGACCATATATTGTCAAAAAAGATGTGCTTCTTACAGGTGACCTTCTTGCAGAGGCTCATGTAAGTATTGACCAGAGATTTAATGAACCCTATGTATCTTTAAGATTCAATGACGCAGGAGCAAAAATTTTTGAAGATATCACAGGTAAATATGTAAAGAGAAGACTTGCAATAATACTTGATGGGAATCTCTATTCAGCTCCTGTAATTCAAGAAAAAATTGAAGGTGGTAATGCCCAGATTTCAGGTAGTTTCACTCTTGAAGAAGCTAAAGATTTGGCAATAGTCTTAAGAGCAGGTGCGCTTCCAGCACCTGTAAAGCTTATTCAAAATGTGACAGTTGGTCCAACATTGGGTAAAGACTCAATTGAAGCAGGGAAAATGGCTGTAATCATAGCATCAATTTTTGTTTCTCTGTTTATGATTATCTATTATCGTCTAAGTGGAGTTATCGCTGATTTTGCTCTGATACTTAATATTATTCTTCTTATTGGTGCATTAGCTGCTTTGAATGCTACACTAACATTACCAGGCATTGCAGGCATTGCTCTTGCAGTTGGCATGGCTGTAGATTCAAACGTGCTCATGTTTGAAAGAATAAGAGAAGAATTGAGACTGGGCAAAACTCCTAAGGCAGCTATAGAAACAGGTTATAAAAAGGCATTCTGGACCATCTTTGACTCTCATGTGACAACGCTTATTACAGCAGCAGTGCTTTTCCATTTTGGTTCTGGACCTATAAAAGGTTTTGCTGTTACTCTGTCCTTGGGCGTTGCTATAAATCTTTTTACTGCTTTAATTGGAACGAAAACAGTTTTTGACTTCATATACATAGGAAAGGAGCGTAAGAGCCTGAGCATATGA
- the yajC gene encoding preprotein translocase subunit YajC, protein MYLLNLITDAFAMGPAPQGGGQGDPIMSLVASLLPLVLIIVVFYFLLIRPQQKRAKEHRQMLENLKRGDKVITVGGLYGVVDSVNPNTVILKVAENVKLKFSKQSIAALRPATDED, encoded by the coding sequence ATGTATTTATTGAATTTAATAACAGATGCTTTTGCAATGGGACCTGCACCTCAAGGTGGCGGTCAAGGAGATCCAATAATGAGTCTCGTTGCAAGCCTTTTACCCCTGGTATTAATTATTGTTGTCTTCTATTTTCTTCTAATTAGACCACAGCAAAAAAGAGCAAAAGAACATAGGCAGATGCTTGAAAATCTTAAAAGAGGCGATAAGGTAATAACAGTGGGTGGACTTTACGGTGTAGTAGATAGTGTAAATCCAAATACAGTGATTCTTAAGGTTGCTGAAAATGTGAAATTAAAATTTTCAAAGCAGTCAATCGCTGCACTAAGACCTGCAACAGACGAGGATTAA
- a CDS encoding metal-dependent hydrolase, producing MKKLIFLLLIILLPVASFGATEITWYGHSSFKIQTPNGKVLLIDPWLTNPANKEGKRHLKELPKVDLILLTHAHGDHIGNSIEIAKETGAKLVATYDLGKAIVKYAGYPEKQFGYETTGNFGGEITLLNGEVKILFVPAVHSSALEIPDSPKSLIYGGNPGGFLISIKNGPTLYHTGDTDLFEDMKLLGLMYKVDIMMVCIGDKFTMGPKRAAIATKFVNPKMVIPMHFGTFPMLNGTVEEFEKEIAEQKIQTKILKIKIGETVKIE from the coding sequence ATGAAAAAATTAATTTTTCTATTGTTGATTATTCTTTTACCTGTAGCCTCCTTTGGAGCTACGGAAATAACATGGTATGGACATTCAAGTTTCAAAATCCAGACTCCAAATGGCAAAGTATTACTAATAGACCCATGGCTTACTAACCCTGCAAATAAAGAAGGTAAAAGACATCTAAAAGAACTCCCTAAAGTTGATCTTATTCTATTAACCCATGCTCACGGAGACCACATTGGAAATTCTATAGAAATAGCTAAGGAAACAGGGGCTAAACTTGTTGCTACATATGATTTAGGGAAAGCTATAGTTAAATATGCAGGATATCCTGAAAAACAGTTTGGCTATGAAACTACAGGTAATTTTGGTGGAGAAATAACTCTGCTTAACGGAGAAGTTAAAATTCTATTTGTGCCAGCAGTTCATAGTTCTGCTTTAGAAATTCCAGATTCACCCAAAAGTCTTATTTATGGAGGAAATCCTGGTGGTTTCTTAATTTCAATAAAAAATGGACCAACACTCTATCATACAGGAGATACTGATTTATTTGAGGACATGAAACTACTTGGCTTAATGTACAAAGTTGACATTATGATGGTATGTATTGGAGATAAATTCACCATGGGACCAAAAAGAGCAGCTATTGCAACAAAATTTGTTAATCCAAAGATGGTAATCCCCATGCACTTTGGCACTTTTCCTATGCTTAACGGAACTGTTGAAGAGTTTGAAAAAGAAATCGCAGAGCAAAAAATTCAAACAAAAATTTTAAAAATAAAAATAGGAGAAACTGTCAAAATAGAATAA